ATTCACGACAAAGATTACGAATTTGTTATCGAAGTAATGTTGTCTGCCCAATCCACTGATATTGCAGTTAATCTTGTCTCAAATAAACTATTTAAAAAATACCCAACTTTATTATCTTTGGCTCAAGCTGATATATCTGAAATTGAAAAAATACTCCACCCACTTGGGCTTTTTAAAAGCAAAGCAAAAAATGTTGTTGGAATTGCTCAAAAAATAATTGAACACTTTAATGGAGAGATACCATCTGACAAAGAATTACTACAAGAATTGCCGGGTGTGGGAAACAAAACTGCTGGAGTAATACGAGCTGAGGTTTTTCATATTCCTGATTTACCTGTTGATACTCATATCTTGAGAATATGTCGGCGTCTTGGAATATCGAAAGCTTTAGACACTCCTCTCGCTGTAGAGAAGAAACTAAAAAAGGAAATAGAACAGTCACGATGGATACTTATTCACCATCAACTCATCCATTTTGGCCGATATTTTTGCACAGCAAGAAAACCAAATTGTGAAAACTGCAAATTAAATACTTTTTGCACAAAGAAGTAGACAAAATTTATTTTGAAAAATACTTCTCTTCAATAGCGATAAGGTAATCTAGACGAGGATTGAATCCTCTTTTTATTAATAATCCATTTTGGCAAACGGTGGTGAACGGGATAGATTTTCTCTCCCCGTTTTCATAGTAATTAATTACATAGGAGGCATCCAGTAAAAACACTTGATCGTGGTAGGCAAACTCGACAATAAAAAATGCAATTCCACCGAATTTTAAGACATTTTTTAAATGCTCAATTTGATGAGATGTAATATTTGAAAGAGGAAAGCTGCTTTTATTTTTGGTGCTCTTAGCTTCAAAATCAATATATCTTCCCTTATACACTCCGTTGTAGTCGGTGGTTGATTGTTTTTCGAAAAATGCATCGACAATTTTTGCTCTCTTTGAATAATCTACTTTCGCGACACGAATTGGAGTAGGACGTTTGGTAATCAGCAAGATGCCACTTCTCAAATAATAATCGTTTGATAGGTTAATATCTCCCTCTAGACTCATCCCTCGGTTGGCAGAGGAATAAGAAAGTTCTTGGGCGCTTTTTTTCTTCGTCTTTGGACAATATGTAAATTTTTCACCATTTGGGTATTTAATCATCATGCTAAATATTTTCTTATTTCTTCATCATAACTATCAAGAGTGATAGCTTCATTATTATTAAGTTTTTTTAATAACTCGTTAACAGGGGTTGGCAAATGCCCATATAAAGGAAGAGCTTTTTTGTATTGCTCGACAACAAGAGGAATATTTTTAAGAAAAGCATCATAAAGATTGGCTAAATTAATCGCGTCTATCGCTGGATCGTGGGCATCGCCAGCTAATTGTATATTAAATAATTCGCAGCAATGGACAAGACTGAATGGATTCCCATTACTATCACGCAAAAATTCAT
This DNA window, taken from Candidatus Omnitrophota bacterium, encodes the following:
- the nth gene encoding endonuclease III, translated to MTKEQYRLLQDYLNDLFPNAGCELIHDKDYEFVIEVMLSAQSTDIAVNLVSNKLFKKYPTLLSLAQADISEIEKILHPLGLFKSKAKNVVGIAQKIIEHFNGEIPSDKELLQELPGVGNKTAGVIRAEVFHIPDLPVDTHILRICRRLGISKALDTPLAVEKKLKKEIEQSRWILIHHQLIHFGRYFCTARKPNCENCKLNTFCTKK
- the recU gene encoding Holliday junction resolvase RecU; this translates as MMIKYPNGEKFTYCPKTKKKSAQELSYSSANRGMSLEGDINLSNDYYLRSGILLITKRPTPIRVAKVDYSKRAKIVDAFFEKQSTTDYNGVYKGRYIDFEAKSTKNKSSFPLSNITSHQIEHLKNVLKFGGIAFFIVEFAYHDQVFLLDASYVINYYENGERKSIPFTTVCQNGLLIKRGFNPRLDYLIAIEEKYFSK